One genomic window of Desulfuromonas sp. AOP6 includes the following:
- the tmk gene encoding dTMP kinase — protein sequence MNLFITFEGIEGCGKTTQLGLLAQDLVAQGFDVVTTREPGGCPIADAIRQILLDPDNQSLVPRSELLLYAAARAQHVDEVIRPALLSGKTVLCDRFTDATCAYQGEGRGLDRTLIHSLNDLAAGETCPDLTILLDMPAEEGLRRAQSRNTVQTLEHEGRFEQESLSFHRRVRQGYLDLAQGQTRFLIIDALGSQETVARRIKEALRQRQLMRIPT from the coding sequence ATGAACCTCTTTATTACTTTTGAAGGCATCGAAGGCTGCGGAAAAACCACCCAACTGGGGCTGCTTGCCCAGGATCTGGTCGCGCAGGGTTTTGATGTAGTCACCACGCGCGAACCTGGCGGCTGCCCCATTGCGGATGCCATCCGGCAGATTCTGCTCGACCCCGACAACCAGAGCCTGGTTCCACGGTCGGAACTGCTGCTGTACGCCGCCGCCCGAGCCCAGCATGTCGATGAGGTCATCCGACCGGCGCTGCTGTCGGGAAAAACCGTCCTGTGCGACCGCTTCACGGATGCCACCTGCGCCTACCAGGGAGAGGGCCGGGGACTGGATAGAACACTCATCCACAGCCTCAACGACCTGGCTGCGGGCGAAACCTGTCCTGACTTGACCATCCTGCTGGACATGCCCGCCGAAGAAGGCCTGCGGCGCGCACAAAGTCGCAACACAGTACAGACGCTGGAGCATGAGGGCCGCTTCGAACAGGAATCTCTCAGCTTTCACCGCCGGGTCCGTCAGGGATACCTGGATCTGGCCCAGGGGCAAACCCGTTTTCTGATCATTGACGCTCTCGGATCCCAGGAAACTGTCGCCAGGCGGATAAAGGAAGCCCTGAGGCAACGCCAGCTCATGAGAATACCGACATGA
- the rnc gene encoding ribonuclease III has protein sequence MQLRECEVALCQKLDHHFVRTDLLREALTHKSYSNEQDSNDMPFSERLEFLGDAVLDLAVSEHIFTRYSQLPEGEMTRVRAEVVREKGLATIARKLDIGACLLLGRGEERSGGRQKDSLLADAFEALLGAIFTDAGYAAVTPIVGQLFSEDIAKSVKCKFGVDHKTRLQVLLQGRHNRTPSYFMVSAEGPDHERLYTVEVRFDDQAIGQGSGRTKKAAEQEAARKALLEMESP, from the coding sequence ATGCAACTTAGAGAATGTGAGGTGGCTCTGTGCCAAAAGCTGGACCACCACTTTGTGCGGACAGATCTTTTGCGTGAGGCTTTGACGCACAAGTCCTACAGCAATGAGCAGGACAGCAACGATATGCCTTTCAGCGAGCGTCTCGAATTTCTCGGTGATGCGGTGCTTGACCTGGCTGTCAGTGAACATATATTCACCCGTTACTCCCAGCTGCCCGAAGGGGAGATGACGCGGGTCCGCGCCGAGGTCGTCCGCGAAAAAGGCCTGGCGACCATTGCCAGAAAACTGGATATCGGCGCCTGTCTGCTGCTGGGGAGGGGGGAAGAGCGCAGCGGAGGACGACAAAAAGACAGTCTGCTTGCTGACGCCTTTGAAGCTCTGCTGGGGGCCATCTTTACCGATGCGGGGTACGCCGCTGTCACGCCCATCGTCGGTCAGCTTTTCTCTGAAGATATTGCCAAATCAGTAAAATGCAAGTTTGGCGTCGACCACAAGACGCGGCTGCAAGTCTTGCTGCAGGGGCGGCATAATAGGACGCCGTCTTATTTCATGGTCAGTGCCGAGGGGCCTGACCATGAACGTCTCTATACGGTTGAGGTTCGGTTTGACGACCAGGCCATCGGGCAGGGCAGTGGGCGGACGAAAAAAGCGGCGGAACAGGAGGCGGCCCGGAAGGCTCTGCTGGAGATGGAAAGCCCCTAG
- a CDS encoding radical SAM protein yields the protein MQVFPIFIPHEGCPHRCLFCQQEKTSGRWTAPLSSEVAEELNRILPAAGDGDIAFYGGSFTLLPDSRQQDYLAAALPFIRAGRAGGIRISTRPDGLESRHLDVLEGFPLRTIEIGCQSFDSDVLALSGRGHRAEAAAGAVARVRCAKIGVGLQLMPGLPGGDRTEALSSLGAALALKPDFLRIYPTVVLAGSALEPLFQRGQFQPLSLEEAVEICAAMLWRCWQVEVPVIRLGLQPTRELDSSTGVIAGPYHPAFGQLVRSRLWRRALLRVLEITSACQVLVCSSELSDALGQHRQNLEYIRTRTGDFAISAQKGISRGTLHVGSESFSLMEMASY from the coding sequence ATGCAGGTATTTCCCATCTTTATTCCCCACGAGGGGTGTCCTCATCGCTGCCTTTTTTGCCAGCAGGAGAAGACCTCCGGTCGTTGGACGGCACCTCTGTCCTCTGAGGTCGCCGAAGAGCTGAATCGGATACTGCCTGCCGCCGGTGACGGGGATATTGCCTTTTACGGCGGTTCTTTTACGTTGCTGCCGGACTCGCGCCAGCAGGACTACCTGGCGGCCGCTTTGCCATTTATTCGCGCCGGGCGTGCTGGAGGCATTCGCATCTCCACCCGACCTGACGGCCTGGAGAGTCGTCATCTCGATGTACTGGAGGGATTCCCCCTGCGTACGATCGAGATCGGCTGTCAGTCCTTTGATTCGGACGTTTTGGCTCTTTCCGGCAGAGGGCACCGTGCCGAGGCGGCTGCGGGCGCCGTAGCGAGAGTACGGTGCGCCAAGATTGGGGTTGGTTTGCAGCTGATGCCGGGACTCCCTGGCGGCGACCGGACTGAAGCGCTGTCGTCCCTGGGGGCGGCACTGGCTTTGAAACCTGATTTTTTGCGCATCTACCCGACGGTGGTGCTGGCTGGCAGCGCGCTGGAACCCCTGTTCCAGCGGGGCCAATTTCAACCGCTCAGTCTGGAAGAGGCGGTAGAAATCTGCGCTGCAATGCTCTGGCGCTGCTGGCAGGTCGAGGTGCCCGTCATCCGCCTGGGCCTGCAACCCACCCGGGAGCTCGACAGCTCGACGGGGGTGATCGCCGGTCCCTATCATCCTGCCTTCGGGCAGCTTGTGCGCTCCCGCCTCTGGCGGCGGGCATTGCTTCGCGTCCTCGAAATCACCTCGGCCTGTCAAGTGCTTGTCTGTTCCTCGGAGTTGTCTGACGCCTTGGGGCAGCATCGCCAGAACCTGGAATATATTCGAACCCGCACCGGAGATTTTGCCATCTCCGCCCAAAAGGGCATCTCCCGCGGGACACTGCATGTTGGCTCCGAGTCATTTTCACTCATGGAA